AGGACGGGGACACCTTGGGCAAGATTAAGGTAATAGAAGAGGTGGACAAAGTCATGCCATTGCTGATGGAGTTGAGCCCCGATGTTTTGGTTGTGACGGGAGATCATAGTACCCCGTCGAGGATGAAAGGGCATTCTTGGCACCCATCCCCTTTGGTTTTGTTGAGTCCCTATGTAAGACCCGATGGGATTTCCACGTTTGGGGAGAGGGATTGTGCAAGAGGCAGCTTGGGTATAATACCCGCATGGAAGCTTATGGGGCTGCTTTTGGCCCATGGAAGGCGGTTGAAGAAGTTTGGAGCATAAGGACATAAAAAAGGTGATGGACTTGGCTTCTCCGGTAAGCAATCTACCGAAAACCCGGAATATTGGAGACATAAAAAACCTAGAACCTGGCGAGCGTTTTCGGGCTGTTGTGGCCCTCACCGCGGCAAAGCAAAGGAGAGATAAAAACGACAGGATTTTTTGGGAAGTATCCGTAATGGACTCCTTTGGAAACCTTGAGGCGAAGGTTTGGTCTGATGCCAAATGGTGGAACGCAAAAAATGGCAACAAGGAGCCCATGGTGGCTGAAAACATAAACCCCCAAGAAGATCTTTTAAACAAGCCTGTGGGGGTAATAGGTGTAGTTACAGAATTCAAGGGCAGGTTGCAGTATAACTTCAACGAAGTTTATCTTTTGGATCCGGGGAAACACCCCATTTCCAGCTTCCTTCAGAAATCCCCTGTTCCTTTGGCGGAGATGGAAAAAAATTTCTGGAGCATAGTGGAAAAATGCGGGGACCCTGTTAAGGGGTTTTTGCATTTTGTGTTCAGAGGCGACTTATGGGAAACCTTCAGGGACGCTCCTGCTGCGGTATCCCACCATCATGCTTACGTACATGGCCTTTTGGAGCATACTCTAGCTGTAGCGAGTTCAGCGATTGCCATAGGCGAGTCCTACGTTGCCAGGGACTTTCCTGTAGACATGGATACGTTGATAGCAGGGGCTTTACTCCATGATCTTGGCAAAGTTGAGGCTTATTCCCTTGAACCCTTTCCAAGTATGACCCTCAAGGGGACGGTAATAGACCACATCCCGTTAGGCTACGCTAGATTCATCAATCTTGCGTCGGAATATGACCTTTGCGAAGATGTAACTTTGGCTGTGGGACACATAATAATAAGCCATCATGGAAGGAAGGAATATGGGTCTCCAGTTTTACCGGCTACCCCGGAGGCTTTGATCGTCTCCATGGCGGATGAGCTTGATTTTATATTGCACTGTTGGGAAGCGACCGGAGTACAGGGAGATGGCGAGATCACTGATTTTAGCTATTCCGCCCAGAGGCGCTTTTGGAAGCGGTCAGCGACAAAAGACAAAAAGGGAGAATAAAATATGCCGTTTAAGTTCAAGATCGATAATCATCAGCAGGGGCGCAGGCTAGACAAGGTGTTGAGGGGTAAATGGCCTAATTTGCCTCTGGGGGCATTGATGAAATACTTCAGAAAAAGACAAATCTTGGTAAATGGTAGCCCCGCAAATTACAATGACAAAGTGATTGCAGGACAGGAAATACAGGTGCCATGGGATGACTCCCCTGTGAAGAAAAACATTACTCCTCAAGGGCCTTCGGTTAGAGTTCATCTGGACATAATCTATGCTGATAGCAACATATGCATAATCAATAAACCATGGAACTTGTTGACACAACCAGCCAAAAGGAACGATGACTCTGTAATAGCGAGGATAATAAAGGAACTTGGTTGGCGGGACAATTCTTTCCTTCCCACCCCTGTTCACCGATTGGATAGAAATACTTCTGGAATTTTGGTGGTGGCCTTGAATGGAGAGGCTCTAAGGGTTCTGAACGAAGCTTGGAGGAATGGAAAGGTGAGAAAGAAGTATCTTGCCCTCGTGTCGGGGAATCCTAAGGATAAGGGAACTGTAAAAGTCGCTCTGGTCAAAGACACCTCAAAAAATATGGTGACGCCGGTAAAATCAGAGGGGCTCAATGCGGAGACTAGATACCGTACGATCAAGGGCAATGGAGATGTAGCCTTGGTGAGTCTGGAGCTTCTCACAGGGAGGCCCCATCAAGCCAGGGCCCATATGGCCTATGTGGGCAATCCCATTATAGGGGATAGAAAATATGGGGACCAAAAGATAAACCAAAAGTGGGTTCAAAAGGGCATAAAAAGACCGTTGCTACATGCAAGGACCATAACGTTTGATGAAAATTTTCCTGCGCCCTTAGAGTACCTTTCAGGTAGGACTTTCAATGCACCTCCGCCCGATGATTTTTTGTCTGTCCTGAGGGAAAGGGGTTGGCATATATACAATTGGGGGGTATAATTATTCTGTAAAAATAATCGTGGAGGTGCACGGAATGGTAGCCAATAAACTAGAAATATCGGCTTCTGCCAGAGAGAAGCTCAAGAAGATGGGAGACGAAGCATACGTGATAGTGAGAAGGATAGGGGCTGGATGAGGAGCCCGTTACGCTGCTCTCGTTGAGAGCGGCAAGCCCCCAGTAGAGGAAGGATACGTGGCCTTGGAGGATGAAGGACTAAAGGTATGGGTCCCAGAGGCCATGAATTTTGAAGATGATACTGTCCGTATTGATGAAAGAGGTTTTCTCTGGAGTAAAAGTATCGAGGTCGTGAATGCAAGAATTCCAAGGGGAGGTTGCGGCTGCGCGTAACCTGTTAAGAGGAGGAGATCAAGAATCTCCTCCTCTATTTTTTATAGTGCATATTATATGGAATTGTTGAAAATTTTTTATTCACCTTGACAAGCTCCACCTTTCACATAAACTTATAATCGTTATTAGATTTCAGGTGAGGTAAGCTGAGGATAGTAAGCCCTGCATACAGCAAGGTGTACATATTATCTAAAAAATTGGAGGGATTTTCGTGAGTTGGGTGGATGAAGTACTTGAAAAACAGGTCAAGGAAAGATGGCCATGGCAGAAGGAGTTTATTCAGGCGGTTACAGAGTTCGTCAACGCAGTAAGGCCAGTCCTGGAGAGCGACCCCAAGTACAAAAAGCATGCCATTCTTGAGAGAATCATAGTCCCCGAGAGAACCATTATTTTCAGGGTCACCTGGGAGAGGGACAATGGAGATATCGAAGTAAACTACGGGTACAGAATCCAGATGAACAGCGCCCTTGGTCCATACAAGGGTGGTTTGAGATTCCATCCTACAGTTAACCTCAGCGTTCTCAAGTTCCTCGCCTTTGAGCAGATTTTCAAAAATTCCCTCACTGGCTTGCCCCTCGGCGGCGGTAAGGGTGGAAGCAACTTTGACCCCAAGGGTAAGAGCGACGACGAGGTGCGTCGTTTCTGCCAAGCTTTCATGACTGAGCTTTATCGTCACGTCGGTTCCGATATAGATGTTCCAGCGGGCGACATAGGCGTAGGAGCAAGGGAGATAGGTTACCTGTTTGGCCAGTACAAGAAGATTGCAAACCTCCACGACGGCGGCGTTCTAACCGGAAAGACTGTCGGTTGGGGCGGAAGTTTGATCAGACCAGAGGCCACTGGTTACGGCTGCGTATACTTCGCCGAGGAGATGCTAAAGACCAAGGGTGATTCCATCGGTGGAAAGAGAGTTCTTATCTCCGGTTCTGGTAACGTTGCTCAGTACGCTGCTGAGAAGGTCAACCAGCTGGGTGGTAAGGTAATATCCCTCTCCGACTCTGGCGGTACCGTTATCGACGAGGACGGAATCAGCGGCGAGAAGTGGGAGTACGTCATGGAGCTCAAGAACGTCAAGAGGGGCAGGATCAAGGAGTACGTCGAGAAGTTCCCAACGGCCAAGTACTACGAAGGCAAGAGGCCATGGGGTCTTGCGGAGGCAGAGATAGCCATGCCCTGCGCAACCCAGAACGAGCTGGATCTCGACGATGCGAAGGCCCTCGTCAAGAACGGCTGCATGGTCGTAGCAGAAGGTTCTAACATGCCCACGACCTTGGAGGCAACGGACTACCTCCTCGAGAACAAGGTGCTCTTTGCTCCCGGTAAGGCTTCCAACGCTGGTGGTGTTGCCACCTCTGGTCTTGAGATGTCTCAGAACAGCATGAGGCTTTTCTGGACCAAGGAAGAAGTTGATAGCAAGCTTCACAACATTATGGTGAACATTCACCAGAGCTGCTTGGATGCTGCTAAGGAGTTCGGTCATCCTGGAAACTACGTTGTTGGAGCCAATATCGCTGGTTTCCTCCGCGTAGCCAAGGCAATGATAGACCAGGGCTTCTAAAAAGAGACCTATTTGTAAATAATTTCAACGCCATAAAAAGAGAGGGGGCAATGCCCCCTCTCTTTTTAATGGCGTGTACTAAGGCCTGAAAGTTATGTATAATACACTAAACTGGCGGCGCTAATAAGGATATTTTGGTTTTTTACGTTTATCCGTGATATATCTTAAAGTGGAAATGTTTTCGAGGAAGGAGCGCTTGAATGATTGATATGTCTGACACTCCAGAGTTGGTAGAGGTTCTTTTATCCCAATCTGAAGACCTTGTTGATGAAATGGTATCGTGGCGAAGGGAGTTCCATCAGTTTCCTGAGCTTGGTTTCGAGGAGAATATAACTTCCGCCAAAGTGGTTTCAGCACTGGAGGCCATAGATTCAGTCGAGGTAATAAAGGGTTTTGGTATTCCTACATCCGTCATTGGAGTTTTAGGTGGAGAATTAGGGGGCCCTGCTTTGGTGATCAGAGTGAACATGGACGCAGTGCCCATACAGGAGAAAACAGGCTATCCCTTCTCTTCATGTTTTCCCGGCATGATGCATGCTTGTGGCCATGACTCTCACATGGCGGCTTTATTGGGAGCAGCGAGAATACTCAGCATGCACAAAGAAAAACTTAAAAGGCCCGTGGTTTTCCTCTTTCAACCAGCAGAAGAAGGTAAAGGCGGAGCAAAGAAGATTATAGAAGAAGGTTTTTTAAGTAAGTTTAAGGTAGGCAAGATGCTGGGGTTTCACTTTTGGCCCAAGATACCTTACGGAGAATTTCGCACCAAAAAGGGATTGTTCACAGCATTATCAGACCGTATTCACATAGCCGTGCGCGGTGTTGCCACTCACGCTTCAAGTCCCCATTTAGGTGTTGACCCTTTAATTGTAGCAGCAAATATAATGCTGGCAGTGCAGGGAATACTTACCAGAGAGTTGGATCCAACCAA
The DNA window shown above is from Thermovirga lienii DSM 17291 and carries:
- a CDS encoding metal dependent phosphohydrolase (PFAM: HD domain~TIGRFAM: uncharacterized domain HDIG~COGs: COG3481 HD-superfamily hydrolase~InterPro IPR006674: IPR006675: IPR003607~KEGG: aco:Amico_0370 metal dependent phosphohydrolase~PFAM: metal-dependent phosphohydrolase HD sub domain~SMART: metal-dependent phosphohydrolase HD region~SPTR: 3'-5' exoribonuclease YhaM;~TIGRFAM: metal dependent phophohydrolase), with the protein product MEHKDIKKVMDLASPVSNLPKTRNIGDIKNLEPGERFRAVVALTAAKQRRDKNDRIFWEVSVMDSFGNLEAKVWSDAKWWNAKNGNKEPMVAENINPQEDLLNKPVGVIGVVTEFKGRLQYNFNEVYLLDPGKHPISSFLQKSPVPLAEMEKNFWSIVEKCGDPVKGFLHFVFRGDLWETFRDAPAAVSHHHAYVHGLLEHTLAVASSAIAIGESYVARDFPVDMDTLIAGALLHDLGKVEAYSLEPFPSMTLKGTVIDHIPLGYARFINLASEYDLCEDVTLAVGHIIISHHGRKEYGSPVLPATPEALIVSMADELDFILHCWEATGVQGDGEITDFSYSAQRRFWKRSATKDKKGE
- a CDS encoding pseudouridine synthase, RluA family (PFAM: RNA pseudouridylate synthase~TIGRFAM: pseudouridine synthase, RluA family~COGs: COG0564 Pseudouridylate synthase 23S RNA-specific~InterPro IPR006224: IPR002942: IPR006145: IPR006225~KEGG: aco:Amico_0371 pseudouridine synthase, RluA family~PFAM: pseudouridine synthase~SPTR: Ribosomal large subunit pseudouridine synthase D;~TIGRFAM: pseudouridine synthase, RluA family), with translation MPFKFKIDNHQQGRRLDKVLRGKWPNLPLGALMKYFRKRQILVNGSPANYNDKVIAGQEIQVPWDDSPVKKNITPQGPSVRVHLDIIYADSNICIINKPWNLLTQPAKRNDDSVIARIIKELGWRDNSFLPTPVHRLDRNTSGILVVALNGEALRVLNEAWRNGKVRKKYLALVSGNPKDKGTVKVALVKDTSKNMVTPVKSEGLNAETRYRTIKGNGDVALVSLELLTGRPHQARAHMAYVGNPIIGDRKYGDQKINQKWVQKGIKRPLLHARTITFDENFPAPLEYLSGRTFNAPPPDDFLSVLRERGWHIYNWGV
- a CDS encoding Glutamate dehydrogenase (NADP(+)) (PFAM: Glutamate/Leucine/Phenylalanine/Valine dehydrogenase; Glu/Leu/Phe/Val dehydrogenase, dimerisation domain~COGs: COG0334 Glutamate dehydrogenase/leucine dehydrogenase~InterPro IPR014362: IPR006095: IPR006097: IPR006096~KEGG: mvn:Mevan_1556 glutamate dehydrogenase~PFAM: Glu/Leu/Phe/Val dehydrogenase ; Glu/Leu/Phe/Val dehydrogenase dimerisation region~PRIAM: Glutamate dehydrogenase (NADP(+))~SPTR: Glutamate dehydrogenase (NADP(+))), with translation MSWVDEVLEKQVKERWPWQKEFIQAVTEFVNAVRPVLESDPKYKKHAILERIIVPERTIIFRVTWERDNGDIEVNYGYRIQMNSALGPYKGGLRFHPTVNLSVLKFLAFEQIFKNSLTGLPLGGGKGGSNFDPKGKSDDEVRRFCQAFMTELYRHVGSDIDVPAGDIGVGAREIGYLFGQYKKIANLHDGGVLTGKTVGWGGSLIRPEATGYGCVYFAEEMLKTKGDSIGGKRVLISGSGNVAQYAAEKVNQLGGKVISLSDSGGTVIDEDGISGEKWEYVMELKNVKRGRIKEYVEKFPTAKYYEGKRPWGLAEAEIAMPCATQNELDLDDAKALVKNGCMVVAEGSNMPTTLEATDYLLENKVLFAPGKASNAGGVATSGLEMSQNSMRLFWTKEEVDSKLHNIMVNIHQSCLDAAKEFGHPGNYVVGANIAGFLRVAKAMIDQGF
- a CDS encoding amidohydrolase (PFAM: Peptidase family M20/M25/M40; Peptidase dimerisation domain~TIGRFAM: amidohydrolase~COGs: COG1473 Metal-dependent amidase/aminoacylase/carboxypeptidase~InterPro IPR017439: IPR002933: IPR011650: IPR010168~KEGG: tai:Taci_1675 amidohydrolase~PFAM: peptidase M20; peptidase dimerisation domain protein~PRIAM: N-acetyldiaminopimelate deacetylase~SPTR: Amidohydrolase;~TIGRFAM: amidohydrolase), which produces MIDMSDTPELVEVLLSQSEDLVDEMVSWRREFHQFPELGFEENITSAKVVSALEAIDSVEVIKGFGIPTSVIGVLGGELGGPALVIRVNMDAVPIQEKTGYPFSSCFPGMMHACGHDSHMAALLGAARILSMHKEKLKRPVVFLFQPAEEGKGGAKKIIEEGFLSKFKVGKMLGFHFWPKIPYGEFRTKKGLFTALSDRIHIAVRGVATHASSPHLGVDPLIVAANIMLAVQGILTRELDPTKTAVITFGQMEAGEIYNIVPESAHLWGTLRTFSEDVRDFIKDRLETMVPLIAQAHRAVASVEYVKNYPSLINDPLLTEEVVSLARSFFGEEQVSNMDGPILNGEDFAFYSLKVPSCFMLLGTGLDVGLHSAKYDVPEDLIPMGAAWLAYLGLKA